A single genomic interval of Lathyrus oleraceus cultivar Zhongwan6 chromosome 7, CAAS_Psat_ZW6_1.0, whole genome shotgun sequence harbors:
- the LOC127102075 gene encoding uncharacterized protein LOC127102075 has translation MDNTWMSSSRLSREYENGVSEFVKFAVVHAEDPSRMICPCLGCCYGKRVDAVQLTSHLMRHGIRSYTCWNLHGEKSNENVEPGDSTTYASNYSGADTYDCDRVEEIAEALEGDLKDCPEMFERLVSDAKKPLYDGCTKFTRLSAVLKLYNLKAGNGWSDKSFSELLALLKDMLPKDNVLPNRTYETKKMLCSIGMSYDKIHACPNDCVLFRNEYASLNECPKCGISRYKNKLSPAKFLWYFPVIPRFRRMFHSETDSRHLTWHADERIIDGKYRHPADSPQWLKIDNDYPEFGEESRNLRLALSTDGMDTHGIQSISHSTWPVIIMIYNLPPWLCMKRKYMMLSMLISGPKQPGNDIDVYLKPLIEDLKILWETGVEVYDGYGKESSNLRAMLFGTINDFPAYGNLSGYSIKGQCACPICEDKTDWKRLEFGQKNVFLGHRRFLNSNHHYRGWRKAFNGEIEQGRAPPILTGDQIFEKVKDLDTQFGKPFTHTLVKSGWKKRSVFFELPYWKSLYVRHFLDVMHIEKKCI, from the coding sequence atggataatacatggatgtcttccagTCGATTatcgagagagtacgagaatggggtatcagaattcgttaagtttgccgttgtgcacgccgaagaccccagtagaatgatatgtccttgcttgggttgttgttatgggaaacgggttgacgcagttcagttgacatcgcatctaatgaggcatggaattcgaagttatacatgttggaatttgcatggtgagaaaagtaacgagaatgttgaaccgggggatagtacgacctatgcctcaaactatagtggcgcagatacatacgattgtgatcgagttgaagagattgcagaagcacttgaaggagatcttaaggattgtcccgaaatgtttgagaggttggtaagtgatgcaaagaaacctttgtatgatggttgcactaaattcacaagattgtctgcggtgttaaagttgtacaacttaaaggcgggcaatggatggtcggataaaagtttctcagagttattagcccttttgaaagatatgcttcctaaggataatgttcttcccaatcgaacatatgagaccaaaaagatgttgtgctctattggcatgagctatgataagatacatgcatgtccaaacgattgtgttttgtttcgaaatgagtatgcatcgctaaatgagtgtcctaaatgtggtatctcgcgatataagaacaagttgtctccagcaaaattcttgtggtattttcctgttattccgagatttagacgcatgtttcatagtgaaaccgattcaagacacttgacctggcatgcagatgaaagaattatagatggaaagtatcgacatccggcagattcaccacagtggttgaaaattgataatgattatcctgaatttggagaagaatcaagaaaccttcgcttggcattatctactgatggaatggacacacacggtatccagagtatctcacacagtacatggcctgtgattattatgatttataacctacctccatggctatgtatgaagcgtaagtacatgatgttgtctatgttgatttctggacctaaacaaccagggaatgacatagacgtgtacttgaagcccttaatcgaagatttaaagattttgtgggagaccggtgtggaggtttatgatggatatgggAAAGAAAGTTccaacttgagggcgatgttgtttggcacaattaatgattttccagcatacggaaatctatcagggtatagcataaaaggtcaatgtgcgtgtcctatttgtgaagataaaacagattggaagcgcttggagtttggtcagaagaatgtctttctcggtcatcggagattcttaaattcaaatcatcactaccgtggatggagaaaggcgttcaatggagagatagaacaaggcagagctccacctatattgacgggtgatcaaatttttgaaaaggtgaaagatttggatactcagtttggcaagccttttacccacacacttgtcaaaagtgggtggaagaagaggtcagttttttttgaattgccgtattggaagtccttgtatgtgagacattttcttgatgttatgcatattgaaaaaaaatgtatttga
- the LOC127102078 gene encoding uncharacterized protein LOC127102078, whose amino-acid sequence MAAVPELKRKTCTYSFHREPLTSLIELSNFVTGGNQKVFVDQYGDLLTLLKMVVDPVPLQTLLQFYDPELRCFTFQDYQLAPTLEEYSILMNVPIRYHVPFLDVPKEVDFRVIARALHLSIKEVSDNWKSSGDVVGLPLKFLVRMAKEEAKKGNWEAFHAQLAIMIYGVVLFPSMPNFVDLAAVTIYLGGNLVPTLLADAYYAIHSRHGKGGAIRCCLPLLLRWFLSLLPTSGHFVDAQSTHKWTQRIMSLTSYDIRWQSYRMDVRNVIMSCGEFRNVPLIGTKGCINYNPVLCLRQLGFVMNGRPLDAEIAESVYFEKRSDPARLEQVGRAWKAIGVKDGPVLGKKFAIAMPDYTDWVKKRVETLLLPYDRMKSLQEQPPLILAENVPAEQYKQALMENRWLKEKEQDTQMELYKAKADKLNLAH is encoded by the coding sequence atggcagccgttccagagttgaagaggaagacgtgcacctacagttttcaccgtgagccattgacgtctttgatagagttgagcaactttgtgaccggcggtaatcagaaggtgtttgttgatcagtatggggatttgctgacattgttgaagatggtggtagatccagtgccgttgcagactcttctacagttctatgatccagaaCTCCGCTGTTTCAccttccaggattatcagttagcgcccactcttgaggagtactccattctaatgaatgtcccgatcagatatcaTGTTCCCTTCTtagatgtgccaaaggaggttgatttcagagtcattgccagagctcttcatttgagtatcaaagaagtgagtgacaattggaagtcgagtggtgatgtcgtggggttgcctttgaagttcctggtgaggatggctaaagaagaagcaaagaagggaaattgggaagcttttcatgcccagttagccatcatgatctatggagttgtcttgttcccgagtatgcccaactttgtggaccTTGCTGCTGTCACTATTTACCTTGGAGGAAACCTagttcctactttgttagctgacgcttactatgctatacacagcagacatggtaagggtggagctatcagatgctgtctccctttattgctcagatggttcttgtctcttctgccgACCAGTGGACattttgtggatgctcagagcactcataagtggactcagaggattatgtctcttacctcttatgatatcaggtggcaatcttaccggatggatgtgcgtaatgtcatcatgagttgtggagaatttcgtaatgtgccacttatagggactaagggttgcatcaattacaacccggttctttgtcttcgtcagttggggtttgtaatgaatggaagaccacttgatgctgagatagctgaaagtgtgtattttgagaagcggagtgaccctgctagattggagcaagtaggaagagcttggaaggccattggtgtcaaggatggacctgtgttggggaagaagtttgccattgctatgcctgattatACTGATTGGGTCAAAAAGAGAGTggagactttgttgttgccctatgataggatgaagtcattgcaagagcaaccacctttgatccttgctgagaatgtgcctgctgagcagtacaagcaagccttgatggagaatcgttggttgaaggagaaggaacaagatacccagatggagctttacaaagccaaagctgacaagttgaacttggctcattAA
- the LOC127102081 gene encoding probable disease resistance protein At1g61300, producing MEALGVIWEVAKSLFSCTNAQAAYVYKLQENLESLMEKWEDLQNKKKDVQTEIDRAESTGLMKRTNEVIGWLHEFLKLEEKKMKDIPNSQEVQSNQCLNGYCPKNIVSSYKLGKTIVKRLNEVNDLLARAGNMQIALKQPPKPIDEMPSSETIGLDLMVHKVWNSLEDDTVGVIGLYGMGGAGKTTLMKRIHNELGTREHSFDLVLWIVVSRDSDINKLMNDISNKLGIEEGFWNRSTQDQRVSKIYDRLKGKKFLLMLDDLWGKLELEAIGVPDPEKNNKSKVMFTTRSEDVCGKMQAQKKLKVECLSDEEAFDLFCKKVGDETLKCHSEIPKLAREMAKECRGLPLALITVGSAMAGVGSFEAWMVAKNNLRSSHWTASDFEDKVFHILKFSYDKLPDEAHKNCFLYCALYPEDFEIDTDDLIDRWIAEGFLYDDISIYDMYNQGKSVVEKLILSCLLEESIESFHFGWRNNRIIKMHDVIRDMALWLARDEDKNKDKVLVQGEVFSMSKMDSKRLNAIERISIIITESLDENWNFLACPNLITLFFSIRYLFVRHNPFFSTNFQSLKRLRVLDLSYTTSLEVISPKIGEVINLEFLNISGTSVSSFPIELKKLKNLRVFLMEYMKRFSINIFSIAVIESLEQLKVFRYSKEYAIIEQGGISLLEKLESLPNLEELGIQLTSFISVQRLFRSTKLRGCSRHLRLRLNEKDTVEMSSLLASISEMTHLDYIYLSGQYSLVDGSSVTQKCHLGKLRQVHIVVCFSITHLTWLRYAPLLEYLGVYACFSVEHIVKEAKDDEDVGSESKNDNMFINLKELLLSKIPKLVSIHKRALAFPSLKRIRVKDCPNLRKLPLNSSFASKNNLVAIVGDTEWWDKLEWDDTIIEHLLRPKFQQD from the exons ATGGAAGCGTTGGGTGTAATATGGGAAGTTGCTAAAAGTTTGTTCAGTTGCACAAATGCACAAGCTGCCTATGTTTATAAGCTGCAGGAGAATCTGGAATCATTGATGGAAAAATGGGAAGATCTTCAAAACAAGAAAAAGGATGTGCAAACAGAAATTGATAGAGCTGAGAGCACAGGACTCATGAAAAGAACAAATGAAGTGATTGGTTGGCTACATGAATTTCTAAAACTTGAAGaga AAAAAATGAAAGATATTCCCAATTCTCAAGAAGTTCAAAGTAACCAATGTCTGAATGGTTATTGCCCAAAGAACATTGTGTCAAGCTACAAGTTAGGGAAAACAATTGTTAAGAGGCTCAATGAGGTAAACGACCTGCTTGCTAGAGCTGGTAATATGCAGATTGCTCTCAAGCAACCACCTAAACCTATAGATGAGATGCCTTCTAGTGAGACTATAGGCTTAGACTTGATGGTCCACAAAGTATGGAATTCTCTTGAGGATGACACTGTTGGTGTAATCGGTTTATATGGAATGGGTGGGGCCGGAAAAACAACCCTTATGAAAAGAATTCACAATGAATTAGGAACGAGGGAGCATAGTTTTGATCTAGTGTTATGGATAGTGGTTTCTAGAGATTCTGATATCAATAAGTTAATGAATGACATCAGCAATAAATTAGGAATTGAGGAAGGTTTTTGGAATAGAAGTACTCAAGATCAAAGAGTATCAAAGATTTATGACCGGTTAAAAGGAAAAAAGTTTTTGCTGATGTTAGATGATTTGTGGGGAAAGCTAGAACTAGAAGCAATAGGAGTTCCTGATCCGGAAAAAAATAACAAATCAAAAGTAATGTTCACAACACGATCTGAAGATGTGTGTGGTAAAATGCAAGCTCAGAAGAAACTCAAAGTGGAATGTTTATCAGATGAAGAAGCATTTGATTTGTTTTGTAAGAAAGTAGGTGATGAGACTTTAAAATGTCACTCAGAGATCCCAAAGCTAGCGCGTGAAATGGCTAAAGAATGCAGAGGATTGCCGCTAGCATTAATCACTGTGGGAAGTGCCATGGCTGGAGTGGGCAGTTTTGAAGCTTGGATGGTTGCGAAAAATAACTTGAGGAGTTCTCATTGGACAGCCTCAGATTTTGAGGATAAAGTTTTTCATATCCTCAAGTTTAGCTACGACAAACTTCCTGATGAGGCGCATAAAAACTGCTTCTTGTACTGTGCACTATACCCAGAAGATTTTGAAATAGACACTGATGACCTTATTGATCGATGGATCGCTGAGGGATTTCTCTATGATGATATCAGTATATATGATATGTACAACCAAGGGAAGTCTGTTGTTGAGAAATTAATACTTTCATGCCTATTAGAAGAGAGTATCGAATCTTTTCATTTTGGTTGGAGGAATAATAGGATAATTAAGATGCATGATGTGATTAGAGATATGGCACTATGGTTAGCTCGAGatgaagacaaaaacaaagaCAAAGTTTTAGTTCAGGGGGAAGTATTTTCCATGTCAAAAATGGATTCTAAAAGATTGAATGCTATAGAGAGGATTTCAATAATAATTACAGAGAGTTTAGATGAAAATTGGAATTTTCTGGCTTGTCCAAATCTCATCACTCTTTTCTTTAGCATTCGATACTTGTTTGTCCGTCATAATCCTTTTTTTTCAACAAATTTCCAATCATTGAAAAGGTTGAGAGTGTTGGATTTATCATATACTACATCTCTTGAGGTAATCTCCCCTAAAATAGGTGAGGTAATCAACTTGGAGTTCCTTAACATTTCTGGAACATCAGTATCTTCGTTTCCGATTGAATTGAAGAAGTTGAAAAATTTGAGGGTATTCCTTATGGAATATATGAAACGCTTTTCTATAAATATTTTTTCAATTGCAGTGATAGAAAGTCTTGAACAATTAAAGGTGTTTAGATATAGCAAAGAATATGCAATTATTGAACAAGGAGGCATATCATTACTAGAGAAACTGGAATCCTTACCAAATTTGGAGGAACTGGGCATTCAATTAACTAGCTTCATTAGTGTGCAAAGACTATTTCGCTCCACCAAATTACGAGGTTGCTCTCGACATCTTAGGCTTAGATTGAATGAGAAAGACACAGTTGAAATGTCATCATTATTAGCATCCATATCAGAAATGACTCATTTGGACTACATATATCTTTCAGGACAATACAGCCTTGTGGATGGTTCATCGGTTACTCAGAAGTGCCATCTTGGCAAGCTTCGACAAGTGCACATAGTTGTTTGTTTTTCAATTACTCATTTGACCTGGTTGAGGTATGCTCCACTTCTCGAGTATCTTGGTGTTTATGCTTGTTTTTCAGTTGAACATATTGTGAAGGAAGCCAAAGATGACGAAGATGTTGGCTCAGAATCTAAGAATGATAATATGTTCATAAATCTTAAAGAACTTCTCCTTTCAAAAATTCCAAAGCTAGTGAGCATTCACAAAAGAGCATTGGCTTTTCCTTCCTTAAAACGTATTCGTGTAAAAGATTGCCCCAATCTGAGGAAGCTTCCTTTAAACTCCAGCTTTGCATCAAAGAACAACTTGGTTGCAATCGTAGGAGATACCGAGTGGTGGGACAAGTTAGAGTGGGATGACACAATCATTGAACACTTACTACGTCCTAAATTTCAACAAGACTAG